In Salmo trutta chromosome 16, fSalTru1.1, whole genome shotgun sequence, a genomic segment contains:
- the tmem183a gene encoding transmembrane protein 183A: protein MPKKGNRKRLKFWPGDICSESVTVADFANADPAVVKSGRVKKAVANAVEKEVKLLCGLEASQGSLQEVLLSVSSLTGDALESSDDLDPGEDGANEPKEARKKKNKRRKECSECSDGEDYTVDIWLVLASYIRPEDVCTFALICRNAWTVTCTAAFWTRLYKRHYSLDAYLPFRLQPDSIARKRCLRARVIRSLFHLYEPFSSRVSLSPALPESPPTTLLNSKCLLFWVNKVVGTRPEPMWEFNFKFVKPAMRCKAGSATRGLLLPRQYEEVHANPDSDCYLLQVTTLNFIFTSIVMGMTLSLFNINVNADMRHHRVRLVFQDSPPQQGRRKGEQGGTQVVLDPVHSMRLMDWWHPQYPSSPYT, encoded by the exons ATGCCCAAGAAAGGGAACCGAAAACGGCTGAAATTTTGGCCCGGGGACATCTGCTCCGAGTCAG TGACTGTCGCTGATTTTGCCAATGCTGACCCAGCCGTTGTGAAGTCAGGGAGGGTGAAAAAGGCTGTTGCCAATGCAGTTGAAAAAGAAG TGAAGTTGTTGTGTGGACTGGAGGCGTCGCAGGGTTCCCTACAGGAAGTGTTGTTGTCAGTGTCCAGCCTCACCGGAGACGCCCTTGAGAGTAGCGACGACCTCGACCCCGGGGAGGATGGAGCGAACGAGCCTAAAGAGGCACGCAAGAAGAAAAACAAGAGAAGGAAAG AGTGTAGTGAGTGCAGTGATGGGGAGGACTACACAGTGGATATCTGGCTGGTGCTGGCTTCTTATATCCGCCCAGAGGATGTGTGTACGTTTGCTCTGATTTGCAGAAACGCCTGGACCGTCACCTGCACTGCTGCCTTCTGGACCAGACTTTACAAGAG ACACTACAGTCTGGATGCTTACCTGCCGTTCCGTCTGCAGCCAGACTCCATAGCAAGGAAGCGTTGTCTACGGGCTCGTGTGATTCGCTCCCTCTTCCATCTGTATGAGCCATTCAGCTCACGTGTCTCCCTAAGCCCTGCCCTCCCCGAGTCCCCGCCCACCACGCTACTTAACTCCAAG TGTCTGTTGTTCTGGGTAAATAAGGTTGTGGGTACTCGACCTGAGCCCATGTGGGAGTTCAACTTCAAGTTTGTGAAGCCG GCGATGAGGTGTAAGGCTGGCAGTGCCACCCGGGGTCTGCTGCTGCCCCGTCAGTATGAGGAGGTCCATGCCAACCCAGACTCAGACTGCTACCTGCTGCAGGTCACCACCCTCAACTTCATCTTTACCTCAATTGTCATGGGGATGACCCTTTCCCTG TTTAACATCAATGTGAACGCGGACATGCGTCACCACAGAGTGCGTCTGGTGTTCCAGGACTCTCCCCCCCAGCaggggaggaggaaaggggagCAGGGGGGGACACAGGTGGTGCTGGACCCTGTACACAGCATGAGACTGATGGACTGGTGGCATCCTCAGTACCCTTCATCCCCCTACACCTAG